Proteins from a genomic interval of Candidatus Rubidus massiliensis:
- the racE gene encoding Glutamate racemase 1, producing the protein MSDKSSWPIGIFDSGVGGLTVLKELEELLPNENFIYFGDTARVPYGNKSRETIIKYAIENTIYLMNQKIKLLVVACNTASAFAINSLTSLFSVPIVNVIEPCVEMALKLTKTKSIAILGTRGTIESKIYQKEFKKKDKSVQVQAIACPLFVPIVEEQFFNHPSTELIIQEYLLPLKDSSIDTLLLGCTHYPFLKRQINNCIGNDTQIIDSGYSCAQEVKKRLEDCNLVNKKLQNKIRRFCVSDDPEKFSILSKLLLKKQIDRVELVRW; encoded by the coding sequence ATGTCAGATAAAAGCTCATGGCCAATTGGCATTTTCGATTCAGGCGTTGGCGGTTTAACTGTATTGAAAGAATTAGAAGAGCTCCTGCCCAACGAAAACTTTATTTATTTTGGTGATACAGCTCGAGTGCCTTACGGAAATAAAAGTCGTGAAACGATAATTAAATACGCGATTGAAAATACGATTTATTTAATGAATCAAAAAATTAAATTGTTAGTCGTTGCATGCAATACAGCTTCTGCTTTTGCGATAAATTCTTTAACTTCTTTATTTAGTGTTCCAATTGTTAATGTTATTGAACCTTGTGTAGAAATGGCGCTAAAATTAACTAAGACCAAATCTATTGCCATTTTAGGAACAAGAGGCACGATTGAATCTAAAATCTACCAAAAAGAATTTAAAAAAAAAGATAAGTCAGTACAAGTTCAAGCCATTGCTTGTCCTTTATTTGTCCCAATTGTCGAAGAACAATTTTTCAATCACCCCTCTACCGAATTAATTATTCAAGAATACTTATTGCCTTTAAAGGATAGCTCAATAGACACTCTTTTGTTAGGTTGTACTCATTATCCATTTTTAAAGAGACAAATAAATAATTGCATTGGCAATGACACACAAATAATAGATTCAGGTTATAGTTGTGCTCAAGAAGTTAAAAAAAGGCTGGAAGATTGCAATTTAGTAAATAAAAAATTGCAAAATAAGATTCGTCGTTTTTGCGTATCCGACGATCCCGAAAAGTTTTCAATACTGTCTAAACTTTTGTTAAAAAAACAAATTGATCGGGTGGAACTGGTTCGTTGGTAG
- the metK gene encoding S-adenosylmethionine synthase: MDNFLFTSESVGIGHPDKVADQISDAILDACLEQDPNSKVACETLVSKGLVVLAGEITTLAKVNYQEIARQVIKEIGYDDPNLEFDYRSCGIITAINRQSLDIALGVNEGEGLYKEQGAGDQGLMFGYACDETPELMPAPIMLAHRIVKRLHLERENQTLPYLKPDAKSQVTIEYSADHRPLRVHTIVISTQHSDDVTREQIIQDMRNLAYNLIPDHMIDENTLFYINPTGRFVYGGPAADCGLTGRKIIVDTYGGMGRHGGGAFSGKDPSKVDRSACYAARYIAKNIVAAKLARRCEVQLSYAIGVPHPISIKIDTFGTGKVSEKVLSECIPKIFNLSPKGIIEMLDLKKPIYRKTAFGGHFGDNHFSWEQTDKKDLLLEIINKSSNGSSQHVHSG, translated from the coding sequence ATGGACAACTTTCTTTTTACATCAGAATCAGTAGGTATAGGTCATCCAGACAAAGTTGCTGATCAAATCTCAGATGCAATTCTTGATGCTTGTTTAGAACAAGACCCAAATTCTAAAGTCGCTTGTGAAACTTTAGTAAGTAAGGGCTTAGTTGTGCTAGCCGGGGAAATTACAACACTTGCTAAAGTTAATTACCAAGAAATTGCAAGACAAGTCATTAAAGAAATAGGGTATGATGATCCAAACCTCGAGTTTGATTATCGATCATGTGGCATTATAACAGCTATAAACAGACAATCTTTAGATATTGCTTTAGGCGTTAATGAAGGGGAAGGTCTTTATAAAGAGCAAGGTGCTGGCGATCAAGGTTTGATGTTTGGTTATGCTTGTGATGAAACTCCCGAATTAATGCCAGCACCGATAATGTTAGCTCATAGAATAGTAAAGAGATTACATCTAGAAAGAGAAAATCAAACTTTACCTTATTTAAAGCCTGATGCCAAATCTCAAGTTACCATAGAATATTCGGCTGATCATAGACCATTGCGAGTACACACGATTGTAATTTCTACACAACATAGTGATGATGTCACTCGAGAGCAGATAATTCAAGATATGCGCAATTTAGCTTACAATTTAATACCAGATCACATGATCGATGAAAACACATTATTCTATATTAATCCAACAGGCCGTTTTGTTTATGGAGGACCCGCTGCGGATTGTGGATTGACAGGAAGAAAAATTATTGTAGATACTTATGGTGGTATGGGTAGACATGGTGGAGGAGCGTTTTCTGGAAAAGATCCTTCAAAAGTTGATCGATCGGCTTGTTATGCTGCAAGATACATAGCAAAAAACATTGTAGCTGCAAAACTTGCTAGAAGATGTGAAGTGCAGTTATCTTATGCTATTGGCGTACCTCATCCCATTTCCATAAAAATAGACACTTTTGGAACTGGCAAAGTTTCCGAAAAAGTTTTAAGTGAGTGCATACCAAAAATATTTAATTTATCTCCTAAAGGCATTATTGAAATGTTAGATTTAAAAAAACCAATTTATCGCAAAACTGCTTTTGGAGGGCATTTTGGAGACAATCACTTTAGTTGGGAACAAACAGATAAAAAAGATTTGTTGTTAGAAATTATCAACAAATCTTCTAATGGATCATCGCAACACGTGCATTCAGGATAA
- a CDS encoding hypothetical protein (Fibronectin-binding protein A N-terminus (FbpA)) has product MDMSYNQMLYLASECHHALAKKQLVEILYNKEEQKFLFLFKDNLKIIKLMVSLRKKFLAFFLTEIKLNSYVTSTQFVFFKEQYLQSLKLLNEDRILELNFDKGKIIVEFFSKNPAIKYFDHQNGYILPLKPLNTPIKPPINEPINSKEFEKDFFRKEEEYNFIIQKQKILKVLNTQKKRALSLKQKLQINLAKSLEWEKVLHQGQLLKSHFYLLKQGLGSISLIDWVDNQSKKIILDPNKSPNENIEDYFNQSKKRKKGIEPLTKQLQKNDDELQDLLNKELELKQICTGQDLSLFEKKYSLKTAKKESLIKPKAQKVKKYKQFKSLSGFPILVGKNAQDNDQLTFQIGNGSDWWFHVSDLEGSHVVVKTGKKEIDPDTIKEASLLALYYSKAKLEKRGEVVYTQIKYLKKKKGSKSGSVMISKHKKIAIELDKVKIQEIQNRS; this is encoded by the coding sequence ATGGATATGAGTTACAACCAAATGTTGTATTTAGCTAGTGAATGTCATCATGCATTAGCTAAAAAACAATTGGTGGAAATACTTTATAATAAAGAGGAGCAAAAATTTTTGTTCCTTTTTAAAGATAATCTCAAAATCATTAAATTGATGGTCTCCTTAAGGAAAAAATTTTTAGCCTTTTTTTTAACGGAAATTAAACTAAACTCTTATGTTACATCAACACAGTTTGTTTTTTTTAAAGAACAATATTTACAATCACTAAAATTGCTCAATGAGGATCGAATTTTAGAATTAAACTTTGATAAAGGCAAAATTATTGTAGAATTTTTTTCAAAAAATCCAGCAATAAAATACTTTGATCATCAAAATGGCTATATTTTGCCTCTCAAGCCCTTAAATACTCCCATAAAACCCCCCATCAATGAGCCCATAAACTCTAAGGAATTTGAAAAAGATTTTTTTCGCAAAGAAGAAGAATATAACTTTATCATTCAAAAGCAAAAAATTTTAAAAGTTCTTAACACACAAAAAAAAAGAGCATTATCTTTAAAGCAAAAATTACAAATAAATTTGGCTAAAAGTTTGGAATGGGAAAAAGTTTTGCATCAGGGACAATTATTAAAGAGCCATTTTTATCTTTTAAAACAGGGCTTAGGATCTATTTCTTTAATAGATTGGGTTGACAATCAATCGAAAAAAATTATTTTAGATCCTAACAAATCACCAAATGAAAATATCGAAGATTATTTTAACCAATCCAAAAAAAGAAAAAAAGGGATTGAGCCTTTAACCAAACAACTCCAAAAAAACGATGATGAATTACAAGACCTTCTAAATAAAGAATTAGAACTTAAACAAATTTGTACTGGTCAAGACCTTTCTTTGTTTGAGAAAAAATATTCCTTAAAGACAGCAAAAAAGGAATCTCTAATAAAGCCAAAGGCTCAAAAAGTTAAAAAGTATAAGCAGTTTAAATCTTTATCAGGTTTTCCGATTCTGGTTGGTAAAAATGCTCAAGATAACGATCAACTAACTTTTCAAATTGGCAATGGTTCAGACTGGTGGTTTCATGTATCGGATTTAGAAGGGTCACATGTCGTTGTCAAAACAGGAAAAAAGGAAATTGACCCAGATACGATAAAAGAGGCTAGTCTATTAGCTTTATATTATAGTAAGGCTAAACTGGAAAAGAGAGGAGAAGTCGTTTATACGCAAATTAAATATTTAAAAAAGAAAAAGGGAAGTAAAAGCGGATCTGTCATGATTTCTAAACATAAAAAAATCGCCATCGAACTTGATAAAGTTAAGATTCAAGAAATTCAAAATAGATCGTAG
- the phoP gene encoding Alkaline phosphatase synthesis transcriptional regulatory protein PhoP, whose product MHKSKIVLIEDEEDIAALIKLQAEISGYKLLVEVDGLNGLRAVEREKPDLVILDIMLPGQSGLDVCRKIKSNPELKDIPVIIISAKSEELDVILGLELGADDYVTKPFSPKVLFSRVRAVLRRGKEPEKAPKIITFGYFTMEVDRYQIKKRDKYITLTLSEFGILKRLVMNKGKVLTRNQLLDDVQNHDAFIVDRNIDVHIASLRKKLGPNFNWIETVRGVGYRFKEEDE is encoded by the coding sequence ATGCATAAATCAAAAATCGTTTTAATTGAAGACGAAGAAGATATAGCTGCTTTAATAAAACTACAAGCCGAGATTTCGGGTTATAAGTTATTAGTAGAAGTAGACGGTTTAAATGGATTAAGAGCAGTAGAAAGAGAAAAGCCTGACCTTGTCATTTTAGATATTATGCTTCCTGGGCAAAGTGGCTTAGACGTTTGCCGAAAAATTAAAAGTAATCCTGAATTAAAAGATATTCCCGTCATCATTATCTCTGCAAAAAGTGAAGAATTGGATGTAATTTTAGGTTTAGAACTTGGAGCGGATGATTACGTTACTAAACCCTTTTCCCCAAAAGTTTTATTTTCAAGAGTTAGGGCTGTATTGCGAAGAGGTAAAGAGCCTGAGAAAGCACCAAAAATCATAACTTTTGGTTACTTTACTATGGAAGTGGATCGTTACCAAATTAAGAAACGAGATAAATACATAACGTTAACTCTTTCAGAATTTGGGATTTTAAAACGGTTAGTCATGAACAAGGGTAAAGTCCTCACCCGAAATCAATTGCTGGACGATGTTCAAAATCACGACGCTTTTATAGTTGATCGCAATATCGACGTGCATATAGCTTCTCTTCGAAAAAAGTTAGGTCCTAATTTCAATTGGATTGAGACAGTTAGAGGAGTTGGTTATCGCTTCAAAGAAGAAGATGAATAA
- a CDS encoding S-adenosylmethionine/S-adenosylhomocysteine transporter — MFMIALLYALFASVFTISKVGLQASSPLFLIGSRMMVAGFLMLGYQYFFQKEQFFIKKGSGSRLFQLALFNIYLTNIFEFWGLKYLTSFKTCFIYSLSPFLSALFSYFVLSEKLSFKKWIGLVVGFVGFFPILLSHTQYEEEAGQFFLFSWAELAVILAAISSVYGWILLGQLIKKDNYTPFMANGWSMFFGGIGALIHSLCVEDWNPIPVWDMDKFFLSVILLIIISNLICYNLYGWLLKKYSATFMSFSGFMTPLFAAFFGWLFLDEVLTFPFYVSTIVVFIGLFTFYQEELRADYRLKSRQAF, encoded by the coding sequence ATGTTTATGATTGCCTTGCTATATGCCTTATTCGCTAGCGTTTTTACGATTTCTAAAGTTGGTTTACAAGCGAGTTCACCTTTATTTTTAATAGGATCAAGGATGATGGTGGCAGGGTTTTTGATGTTAGGGTACCAATACTTTTTTCAAAAGGAACAGTTTTTTATAAAAAAGGGAAGTGGAAGTCGCTTATTTCAGTTAGCTTTATTTAATATTTACTTAACTAATATCTTTGAGTTTTGGGGATTAAAGTATTTAACTTCGTTCAAAACTTGTTTTATCTATAGTTTATCTCCCTTTTTATCTGCATTGTTTAGTTATTTTGTTCTTTCAGAAAAACTAAGTTTTAAAAAGTGGATTGGCTTAGTTGTGGGTTTTGTGGGCTTTTTTCCCATCCTTTTGTCCCACACGCAGTATGAAGAAGAAGCTGGTCAGTTTTTCTTATTTTCTTGGGCCGAATTAGCCGTTATCTTAGCAGCTATCTCTAGTGTGTATGGTTGGATTTTATTGGGGCAATTAATAAAAAAAGACAATTATACCCCATTTATGGCCAACGGTTGGAGTATGTTTTTCGGAGGAATTGGAGCCTTAATTCACTCCCTTTGTGTGGAAGATTGGAATCCAATCCCTGTTTGGGATATGGATAAATTCTTTTTAAGTGTCATTTTGTTGATAATTATTTCAAATCTGATCTGTTACAACTTGTACGGGTGGTTGCTAAAAAAATACTCAGCTACATTTATGTCTTTTTCAGGTTTTATGACACCATTATTTGCCGCCTTTTTTGGCTGGTTATTTTTAGATGAAGTGTTAACTTTTCCCTTTTACGTATCCACAATCGTCGTTTTTATTGGCTTATTTACTTTTTATCAAGAAGAACTTAGAGCCGATTACCGTTTAAAATCACGCCAAGCTTTCTAA
- a CDS encoding bacteriocin biosynthesis docking SCAFFOLD, SagD family produces MPLIQFKSHFRLEIIDCEQLVLFSEDKHHLLQGSVYVEIAKLIISNPISEETIIKNLLPKFPLKLLQEAFSRLRKKGFLTDFCNKIEKNILAFWSDLSLDEVKGKKTSIAIKNFSQNNVLDLITALEKLSLKVTEFGDFFIVLVDNYICHELEEFNLARLHDKKPWMLLKPSGRIIWIGPIFESNRTGCWNCLAEKIKENRRVEVDLFGLNNSNLNISALAHLPNIWTIAMNMAALEVAKWEKSPQSHQLHKNLLTFDLKNMQSRLHPFKKQFTCKACRTLDKSINKLYINLKSSPKKIFLDEGERSCSLDDTLQNLSDYISPITGIISNIRHAIVNDEHVCYTVRTLPLPDKHVFEDRYLRIPDVATGKGQTKLQATVGCIAEAIERYNCTFTTQKEIRCTYEEIKHEAIHPHTLLNFSELQYNNREKINALRTGFNKIPEPYNGSKIGWTAVFSMIHKRICYIPSSYCYLSYPNENDVKMCPGNSNGCASGNTLEEAFFYAFLELVERDAVAIWWYNRIKRPQVNLSIFNDYSLTQILHNFKKNDRELFILDITTDLQIPCYVAVSWKSDGSQIFFGTGCHLEPRIGIARAISELNQIMIRANTPKNIDLNSVAAIERDLVKWSINESIDDHPYLVPESICNPQKRHAPSNDFLTDINLCIEIFKKMGYDILFFDLTNPNIPFHTARVVIPGLRHFWSRLAPGRLYDAPVRLGWLQKSLTESEMNPIPYFL; encoded by the coding sequence ATGCCTTTAATACAATTTAAATCACATTTTCGTTTAGAAATTATTGATTGCGAACAGCTAGTATTGTTTTCAGAGGATAAACATCACTTACTACAAGGATCAGTTTATGTGGAGATAGCTAAGTTAATTATTTCTAATCCCATATCTGAAGAAACTATCATCAAAAATCTTTTGCCTAAATTTCCACTGAAACTCCTCCAAGAGGCATTTTCTAGGCTTAGAAAAAAAGGTTTCTTAACAGATTTTTGCAATAAAATAGAAAAAAATATTTTGGCATTTTGGTCAGATTTATCCTTAGATGAGGTAAAAGGAAAAAAAACTTCTATTGCCATAAAAAATTTTAGCCAAAACAATGTTTTAGATCTTATAACAGCACTCGAAAAATTATCTTTAAAGGTAACTGAATTTGGTGATTTTTTTATCGTTCTTGTGGATAATTATATTTGTCACGAACTTGAAGAATTCAACTTAGCGAGGTTGCATGATAAAAAACCTTGGATGCTTCTAAAACCATCAGGTCGAATCATCTGGATTGGCCCTATATTTGAGTCAAATCGTACTGGTTGTTGGAATTGTTTAGCAGAAAAAATAAAAGAAAATAGACGTGTTGAAGTTGATCTTTTTGGATTAAATAATAGCAATCTAAATATCTCTGCTCTTGCTCATTTACCAAACATCTGGACTATTGCTATGAATATGGCGGCACTAGAGGTTGCAAAATGGGAAAAATCCCCGCAGTCTCATCAACTTCACAAAAATCTTTTGACTTTTGATTTGAAAAATATGCAGTCACGCTTGCATCCTTTTAAAAAACAATTTACTTGTAAAGCTTGTCGTACCTTGGATAAAAGCATAAATAAATTATACATAAATCTAAAATCATCCCCTAAAAAAATTTTTCTCGATGAGGGTGAACGTTCTTGCTCACTCGATGATACTTTACAAAACCTTAGTGATTACATTAGTCCTATCACTGGAATAATCTCGAACATACGTCACGCAATCGTTAATGACGAACACGTTTGCTACACAGTTAGAACTCTTCCTCTTCCAGATAAACATGTGTTTGAGGATCGATATCTTAGAATTCCAGATGTGGCAACAGGAAAAGGTCAAACAAAATTGCAGGCCACCGTGGGATGTATAGCAGAAGCTATTGAGCGGTACAATTGCACATTTACAACGCAAAAAGAAATTAGATGTACTTATGAAGAAATCAAACATGAGGCTATCCATCCACACACATTATTGAATTTTAGTGAATTACAGTACAATAATCGCGAAAAAATTAATGCTTTAAGAACAGGATTTAACAAAATTCCCGAACCTTATAATGGTTCTAAAATTGGTTGGACAGCCGTATTTTCAATGATACATAAACGTATTTGTTATATCCCTTCATCATATTGCTATTTATCCTATCCAAATGAAAATGATGTAAAAATGTGCCCTGGAAATAGTAACGGATGTGCAAGTGGAAATACCTTAGAGGAAGCCTTTTTCTATGCTTTTCTAGAACTTGTCGAAAGGGATGCTGTTGCGATTTGGTGGTATAACCGAATTAAAAGACCCCAGGTAAATCTCTCTATCTTCAATGATTATTCATTAACACAAATTTTGCATAATTTTAAAAAAAATGACCGCGAATTGTTTATTTTAGATATTACCACAGATTTGCAAATTCCCTGTTATGTCGCCGTTTCCTGGAAATCAGATGGTAGTCAAATATTTTTTGGGACAGGTTGTCATTTAGAGCCTCGTATAGGAATAGCTCGTGCTATAAGTGAACTAAACCAAATCATGATACGAGCAAACACTCCAAAAAACATTGATTTAAATTCTGTGGCTGCAATTGAGAGAGATTTAGTAAAATGGTCTATCAATGAATCAATTGATGACCACCCCTACTTAGTACCTGAAAGTATTTGTAATCCTCAAAAAAGGCATGCTCCCTCAAATGATTTCTTGACAGATATCAACTTATGTATTGAAATTTTTAAAAAAATGGGATATGACATACTTTTTTTTGATTTAACTAACCCTAATATTCCGTTTCACACTGCTAGAGTTGTTATTCCCGGATTAAGGCATTTTTGGTCTAGACTAGCTCCTGGAAGATTGTATGATGCACCCGTTCGTTTAGGCTGGCTGCAAAAATCATTGACAGAATCAGAAATGAATCCAATACCATATTTTTTGTAA
- a CDS encoding SagB-type dehydrogenase domain protein has product MSILIKINSRIKLTTYDNNSLTFIIDGKTPATFVTQTPKNHATVLAFINEGSSLYELQNQNFNDSLARLFLFIGLLKKNGLINYHFQFDNEESALICPKSNNFNDSVLKSENLMPESCSYILSRFSYFRREQDKIILDCPLASFRTALNTNFFIRFLPLINGENKLIDNQYKTIHEEHTWKTFFKLLIENFVIHPINEIEKEHLRFWEFHDLIFHSSSRRGEFDDNARFGATYRFQNKMTPPQTFKNITFDQGIKLYKPEDDENINKTPFYNILEKRKSVRSYSKNKKINLKDLGEFLYRSIGIREIVKTPKYDAIFRPYPGAGAIHEIDFYLVINACEGLRPGIYYYEPFNHELFRKNVEWQFVQKIISNAREAMGANSTTPQIVFTLTSQFKKIAWKYEKMSYRCTLISMGAIFQTMSLVATAMGLASCIVGSGDSSLFGKALNINSFQEGAIGEFALGIPSNEDL; this is encoded by the coding sequence ATGTCAATATTAATTAAAATCAACTCCAGAATAAAGTTAACTACATATGATAATAATTCTTTAACATTTATTATAGATGGCAAAACACCAGCAACTTTTGTTACACAAACTCCGAAAAATCACGCAACAGTATTAGCTTTTATAAATGAGGGTAGCTCATTATATGAATTGCAAAATCAAAATTTCAATGACTCTTTAGCTAGATTGTTTTTATTTATAGGTCTTTTAAAAAAAAATGGCCTAATAAACTATCATTTTCAATTTGACAATGAAGAGAGCGCACTTATTTGTCCTAAGTCAAATAATTTTAACGATTCAGTTTTGAAATCTGAAAACCTTATGCCAGAATCATGCTCATATATTCTATCAAGGTTTTCATATTTTCGAAGAGAGCAAGATAAAATAATTTTGGACTGCCCTTTAGCTTCATTCAGAACTGCATTAAATACAAATTTTTTTATTCGGTTCCTCCCATTAATTAATGGAGAGAATAAATTAATTGATAATCAATACAAGACCATACATGAAGAGCATACCTGGAAAACCTTTTTCAAACTTTTAATAGAAAATTTTGTCATTCATCCAATTAACGAAATTGAAAAAGAACATCTACGATTTTGGGAGTTTCATGATCTCATATTTCATTCAAGTAGTCGACGTGGAGAGTTTGATGATAATGCTCGTTTTGGTGCAACCTACAGGTTCCAAAACAAAATGACTCCTCCTCAAACTTTTAAAAATATAACTTTTGATCAAGGCATAAAGTTATACAAACCTGAGGATGATGAAAATATAAATAAAACCCCATTTTATAACATATTAGAGAAGAGAAAATCCGTTAGAAGTTATAGCAAAAACAAAAAAATAAATCTTAAAGATTTAGGAGAATTTTTATATCGATCAATAGGTATTAGAGAAATTGTCAAAACTCCTAAATATGATGCAATATTTAGACCATATCCAGGTGCTGGAGCAATCCATGAAATAGATTTTTATTTAGTTATCAACGCTTGTGAAGGTCTAAGACCTGGAATATATTATTACGAGCCGTTCAACCACGAGTTATTTAGAAAAAATGTAGAGTGGCAATTTGTCCAAAAAATAATTTCTAATGCAAGAGAAGCAATGGGAGCTAATTCAACAACTCCTCAAATAGTTTTTACTCTTACATCTCAGTTTAAAAAAATAGCCTGGAAGTATGAAAAAATGTCTTATCGATGTACGTTAATCTCTATGGGAGCGATTTTCCAAACAATGTCTTTAGTGGCTACAGCAATGGGCCTTGCTTCATGCATAGTGGGATCAGGAGATTCTTCTTTATTTGGAAAAGCATTAAACATCAATTCGTTTCAAGAAGGGGCTATTGGGGAGTTTGCATTAGGTATTCCATCTAATGAAGATCTATAA
- a CDS encoding cbb3-type cytochrome c oxidase subunit II, with amino-acid sequence MSEKNSFYKIEKSALITIIGIIFLFSFSIAIVLLAPRHIDPTWTMPTSAYQVQMYEISDPNIYISSSPIGRYNLQFIQHLKRNFTLLAFHENSLIRIIAPKELERYVTKLEDKELKLTSRLLMLKTPHEEGSGDYKPVQLARTIQQELQEEWKKEHPLWKEKEMSLPAFEVLELYEVEGDEAFSMASSDELGENWIDEDYKILDEKTHFPYHQDPGVIYVNNPREYRISHYNYGKEEGWKYDPNGSPIKSLDELKNHKLGFRSKKELIALGEQIYAAEGCWYCHTDQTRTLIQDVVLNGAAEFPSPPSSANEYIFQQISFPGTKRNGPDLSRTGIKKPSRDWHKGHFWSPQTASKGSIMPSFRHFFDEDPRGTAKSEVGIPNYKFEAIYQYLMTKGTRITSPNLGWWIGKDPVKTIEIIEGQRNP; translated from the coding sequence ATGAGTGAAAAAAACTCATTTTATAAAATCGAAAAATCCGCATTAATCACGATTATTGGCATCATTTTCCTTTTTTCGTTTTCGATTGCCATTGTATTGCTAGCTCCAAGGCATATAGACCCCACATGGACTATGCCAACATCTGCTTATCAGGTGCAAATGTATGAAATTTCAGATCCCAATATTTACATTAGTAGTTCACCAATTGGGCGCTATAATTTACAATTTATCCAGCATTTGAAACGCAACTTTACTCTACTAGCTTTTCATGAAAATTCTCTTATTCGGATCATAGCTCCTAAAGAACTAGAGAGGTATGTGACTAAATTAGAGGATAAGGAATTAAAATTAACGTCACGCTTACTTATGCTTAAGACGCCTCATGAAGAAGGGTCTGGGGATTACAAACCTGTTCAATTAGCAAGAACCATACAACAAGAGCTACAAGAAGAGTGGAAAAAAGAGCATCCTCTTTGGAAAGAAAAAGAGATGTCTCTTCCTGCCTTTGAAGTATTAGAGCTTTATGAAGTAGAAGGAGATGAAGCTTTTTCAATGGCATCTTCAGATGAACTTGGAGAGAATTGGATAGATGAAGATTATAAAATTTTAGATGAAAAGACTCATTTTCCGTATCATCAAGATCCTGGTGTTATCTATGTCAATAATCCGCGTGAATATCGGATATCTCATTATAATTATGGAAAAGAAGAAGGCTGGAAATATGACCCTAATGGATCTCCAATAAAGTCTTTGGATGAACTAAAAAATCATAAACTTGGATTTCGTTCTAAAAAAGAATTGATAGCTCTAGGGGAGCAAATTTACGCTGCGGAAGGATGTTGGTATTGCCACACCGATCAAACGCGTACCTTAATCCAAGATGTTGTTTTAAATGGAGCCGCGGAATTTCCCTCTCCACCCTCTTCTGCAAACGAATACATATTCCAACAAATTTCTTTTCCTGGAACTAAGAGAAATGGCCCAGACTTATCTCGAACAGGTATTAAAAAACCAAGTAGAGATTGGCATAAAGGACATTTTTGGTCGCCGCAAACAGCTAGTAAGGGATCTATCATGCCCTCTTTTAGACACTTTTTTGATGAAGATCCACGTGGAACGGCAAAATCAGAAGTGGGTATACCAAATTACAAGTTTGAAGCCATTTATCAATACTTAATGACAAAAGGCACTCGCATTACTTCCCCAAATCTTGGGTGGTGGATTGGAAAAGATCCTGTGAAAACAATTGAAATTATTGAAGGGCAGCGCAATCCTTAA